A region of Vespula vulgaris chromosome 1, iyVesVulg1.1, whole genome shotgun sequence DNA encodes the following proteins:
- the LOC127064870 gene encoding transmembrane and coiled-coil domains protein 2-like isoform X2: protein MASLMVTSSSKNSSRSTSPTRGNTSISQAHHQQSASLEHTPKARNAIYQTGEGSTGSGSSCGGCGSSFSMKGSSRQRSPGTIIRMGDVMDESNGNPITAEPDEFVPNVQPPTDDEGEQYHTTQSFLSNGSSELISDDVDSSAARVRQAIEHIQSKIARTRELIRIEQTTRDENVNEYLKLAANADKQQLTRIKTVFEKKNQKSANSISQLQKKLDSYQKKLKSYEMNGAPAGHRQPREVLRDMGQGLKNVGGNIRDGITGFSGSVMSKPREFAHLIKNKFGSADNINTLSHGSTFYVNDTPHAGNGDNGSVEEEKTHHGSATLPGGCSLGSTHSAVAMKFPSEEGSECSSVTSESGPGSRGQTHTCHSNNAALSFKSIFSELQEHRDSLERMREKLDGLKALQQEVAYLSHGLQEERFRCDRLEEQINDLTELHQNEVENLKQTITDMEEKVQYQSEDRLRDIHEMLESCQTKICKMEHQQQQHQQYVTLEGLDNSNARALVVKLINVVLTVLQVILLLVATGAGIMMPFLRTRVRILTTTFVVLGIVFVLKQWPEVHDVGSHLMRHLKQTLAVK, encoded by the exons ATGGCTAGCTTGATGGTGACTTCGTCAAGTAAAAACAGCTCGCGTAGCACTTCTCCTACTAGAGGGAATACATCTATTTCTCAAGCGCATCACCAACAATCAGCTAGTTTAGAACATACACCAAAAGCACGTAATGCAAT cTACCAGACAGGAGAGGGTAGCACAGGCAGTGGTAGCAGCTGTGGTGGTTGTGGGAGTAGCTTCAGCATGAAAGGTAGCAGTAGACAAAGATCACCAGGTACTATAATTCGTATGGGGGATGTTATGGATGAATCAAATGGCAATCCAATCACTGCCGAACCAGATGAGTTTGTGCCAAATGTTCAACCTCCAACCGATGATGAAGGA GAACAATATCATACCACACAATCGTTCCTATCTAATGGCTCTTCTGAATTAATAAGCGATGATGTGGACTCAAGCGCTGCACGAGTTCGACAAGCGATCGAACATATTCAAAGTAAAATAGCTAGAACGCGTGAACTCATACGTATTGAGCAAACAACTCGTGATG aaaatgttaatgaatatttgaaattggCTGCAAATGCGGATAAACAACAATTAACTAGAATTAAAACagtattcgaaaagaaaaatcaaaaatcgGCAAATAGTATTTCTCAGTTACAAAAAAAGTTGGACagttatcaaaaaaaattaaaaagttatgaaaTGAATGGTGCACCTGCAGGTCATAGACAACCAAGAGAAGTACTTCGTGATATGGGACAAGGATTAAA AAATGTGGGTGGCAATATTAGGGACGGAATCACTGGTTTTTCAGG GAGTGTTATGTCAAAACCAAGGGAGTTTGCAcatcttattaaaaataaatttgggAGTGCTGACAACATAAACACTTTATCAC ATGGCTCAACTTTTTATGTAAACGATACACCACATGCAGGTAATGGTGATAATGGTAgtgttgaagaagaaaagactcATCATGGATCAGCTACTTTACCTGGTGGCTGTAGTCTTGGATCTACACATAGTGCTGTGGCAATGAAATTTCCATCAGAAGAAGGCTCAGAATGCTCTAGTGTAACAAGTGAAAGTGGACCAGGTAGTAGAGGCCAAACACATACTTGTCACAGTAATAATGCTGCATTGAGTTTCAAATCCATTTTCTCGGAACTTCAAGAACACAGAGATAGCCTTGAACggatgagagaaaaattagatGGTTTAAAG GCTTTGCAGCAAGAAGTAGCATATTTGTCACATGGTCTACAAGAAGAACGTTTTCGATGCGATCGTCTTGAAGAACAAATCAATGATCTAACCGAACTTCATCAGAATGaagtagaaaatttaaaacaaaCAATTACAGATATGGAAGAAAAAGTACAATATCAGAGTGAAGATCGTTTAAGAGACATACATGAAATGTTAGAAAGTTgtcaaacaaaaatatgtaaaatggagcatcaacagcaacagcatcaACAATATGTTACATTAGAAGGCCTTGACAATAGTAATGCAAGGGCATTGGTCGTAAAGTTGATAAATGTAGTGTTAACAGTACTGCAAGTTATTTTACTCCTTGTTGCAACAGGTGCTGGTATTATGATGCCATTCCTTAGAACCAG GGTGCGCATACTAACGACCACATTCGTTGTATTGGGTATAGTGTTCGTGCTCAAACAATGGCCTGAGGTGCATGATGTTGGAAGTCACCTCATGCGCCATCTTAAACAAACACTCGCCGTGAAGTAG
- the LOC127064870 gene encoding transmembrane and coiled-coil domains protein 2-like isoform X1: protein MASLMVTSSSKNSSRSTSPTRGNTSISQAHHQQSASLEHTPKARNAIYQTGEGSTGSGSSCGGCGSSFSMKGSSRQRSPGTIIRMGDVMDESNGNPITAEPDEFVPNVQPPTDDEGEQYHTTQSFLSNGSSELISDDVDSSAARVRQAIEHIQSKIARTRELIRIEQTTRDENVNEYLKLAANADKQQLTRIKTVFEKKNQKSANSISQLQKKLDSYQKKLKSYEMNGAPAGHRQPREVLRDMGQGLKNVGGNIRDGITGFSGSVMSKPREFAHLIKNKFGSADNINTLSHGSTFYVNDTPHAGNGDNGSVEEEKTHHGSATLPGGCSLGSTHSAVAMKFPSEEGSECSSVTSESGPGSRGQTHTCHSNNAALSFKSIFSELQEHRDSLERMREKLDGLKALQQEVAYLSHGLQEERFRCDRLEEQINDLTELHQNEVENLKQTITDMEEKVQYQSEDRLRDIHEMLESCQTKICKMEHQQQQHQQYVTLEGLDNSNARALVVKLINVVLTVLQVILLLVATGAGIMMPFLRTSCTKPHCFMCRVRILTTTFVVLGIVFVLKQWPEVHDVGSHLMRHLKQTLAVK from the exons ATGGCTAGCTTGATGGTGACTTCGTCAAGTAAAAACAGCTCGCGTAGCACTTCTCCTACTAGAGGGAATACATCTATTTCTCAAGCGCATCACCAACAATCAGCTAGTTTAGAACATACACCAAAAGCACGTAATGCAAT cTACCAGACAGGAGAGGGTAGCACAGGCAGTGGTAGCAGCTGTGGTGGTTGTGGGAGTAGCTTCAGCATGAAAGGTAGCAGTAGACAAAGATCACCAGGTACTATAATTCGTATGGGGGATGTTATGGATGAATCAAATGGCAATCCAATCACTGCCGAACCAGATGAGTTTGTGCCAAATGTTCAACCTCCAACCGATGATGAAGGA GAACAATATCATACCACACAATCGTTCCTATCTAATGGCTCTTCTGAATTAATAAGCGATGATGTGGACTCAAGCGCTGCACGAGTTCGACAAGCGATCGAACATATTCAAAGTAAAATAGCTAGAACGCGTGAACTCATACGTATTGAGCAAACAACTCGTGATG aaaatgttaatgaatatttgaaattggCTGCAAATGCGGATAAACAACAATTAACTAGAATTAAAACagtattcgaaaagaaaaatcaaaaatcgGCAAATAGTATTTCTCAGTTACAAAAAAAGTTGGACagttatcaaaaaaaattaaaaagttatgaaaTGAATGGTGCACCTGCAGGTCATAGACAACCAAGAGAAGTACTTCGTGATATGGGACAAGGATTAAA AAATGTGGGTGGCAATATTAGGGACGGAATCACTGGTTTTTCAGG GAGTGTTATGTCAAAACCAAGGGAGTTTGCAcatcttattaaaaataaatttgggAGTGCTGACAACATAAACACTTTATCAC ATGGCTCAACTTTTTATGTAAACGATACACCACATGCAGGTAATGGTGATAATGGTAgtgttgaagaagaaaagactcATCATGGATCAGCTACTTTACCTGGTGGCTGTAGTCTTGGATCTACACATAGTGCTGTGGCAATGAAATTTCCATCAGAAGAAGGCTCAGAATGCTCTAGTGTAACAAGTGAAAGTGGACCAGGTAGTAGAGGCCAAACACATACTTGTCACAGTAATAATGCTGCATTGAGTTTCAAATCCATTTTCTCGGAACTTCAAGAACACAGAGATAGCCTTGAACggatgagagaaaaattagatGGTTTAAAG GCTTTGCAGCAAGAAGTAGCATATTTGTCACATGGTCTACAAGAAGAACGTTTTCGATGCGATCGTCTTGAAGAACAAATCAATGATCTAACCGAACTTCATCAGAATGaagtagaaaatttaaaacaaaCAATTACAGATATGGAAGAAAAAGTACAATATCAGAGTGAAGATCGTTTAAGAGACATACATGAAATGTTAGAAAGTTgtcaaacaaaaatatgtaaaatggagcatcaacagcaacagcatcaACAATATGTTACATTAGAAGGCCTTGACAATAGTAATGCAAGGGCATTGGTCGTAAAGTTGATAAATGTAGTGTTAACAGTACTGCAAGTTATTTTACTCCTTGTTGCAACAGGTGCTGGTATTATGATGCCATTCCTTAGAACCAG CTGTACTAAGCCTCATTGTTTCATGTGCAGGGTGCGCATACTAACGACCACATTCGTTGTATTGGGTATAGTGTTCGTGCTCAAACAATGGCCTGAGGTGCATGATGTTGGAAGTCACCTCATGCGCCATCTTAAACAAACACTCGCCGTGAAGTAG
- the LOC127064870 gene encoding transmembrane and coiled-coil domains protein 1-like isoform X5 yields MASLMVTSSSKNSSRSTSPTRGNTSISQAHHQQSASLEHTPKARNAIYQTGEGSTGSGSSCGGCGSSFSMKGSSRQRSPGTIIRMGDVMDESNGNPITAEPDEFVPNVQPPTDDEGEQYHTTQSFLSNGSSELISDDVDSSAARVRQAIEHIQSKIARTRELIRIEQTTRDENVNEYLKLAANADKQQLTRIKTVFEKKNQKSANSISQLQKKLDSYQKKLKSYEMNGAPAGHRQPREVLRDMGQGLKSVMSKPREFAHLIKNKFGSADNINTLSRNGDNGSVEEEKTHHGSATLPGGCSLGSTHSAVAMKFPSEEGSECSSVTSESGPGSRGQTHTCHSNNAALSFKSIFSELQEHRDSLERMREKLDGLKALQQEVAYLSHGLQEERFRCDRLEEQINDLTELHQNEVENLKQTITDMEEKVQYQSEDRLRDIHEMLESCQTKICKMEHQQQQHQQYVTLEGLDNSNARALVVKLINVVLTVLQVILLLVATGAGIMMPFLRTSCTKPHCFMCRVRILTTTFVVLGIVFVLKQWPEVHDVGSHLMRHLKQTLAVK; encoded by the exons ATGGCTAGCTTGATGGTGACTTCGTCAAGTAAAAACAGCTCGCGTAGCACTTCTCCTACTAGAGGGAATACATCTATTTCTCAAGCGCATCACCAACAATCAGCTAGTTTAGAACATACACCAAAAGCACGTAATGCAAT cTACCAGACAGGAGAGGGTAGCACAGGCAGTGGTAGCAGCTGTGGTGGTTGTGGGAGTAGCTTCAGCATGAAAGGTAGCAGTAGACAAAGATCACCAGGTACTATAATTCGTATGGGGGATGTTATGGATGAATCAAATGGCAATCCAATCACTGCCGAACCAGATGAGTTTGTGCCAAATGTTCAACCTCCAACCGATGATGAAGGA GAACAATATCATACCACACAATCGTTCCTATCTAATGGCTCTTCTGAATTAATAAGCGATGATGTGGACTCAAGCGCTGCACGAGTTCGACAAGCGATCGAACATATTCAAAGTAAAATAGCTAGAACGCGTGAACTCATACGTATTGAGCAAACAACTCGTGATG aaaatgttaatgaatatttgaaattggCTGCAAATGCGGATAAACAACAATTAACTAGAATTAAAACagtattcgaaaagaaaaatcaaaaatcgGCAAATAGTATTTCTCAGTTACAAAAAAAGTTGGACagttatcaaaaaaaattaaaaagttatgaaaTGAATGGTGCACCTGCAGGTCATAGACAACCAAGAGAAGTACTTCGTGATATGGGACAAGGATTAAA GAGTGTTATGTCAAAACCAAGGGAGTTTGCAcatcttattaaaaataaatttgggAGTGCTGACAACATAAACACTTTATCAC GTAATGGTGATAATGGTAgtgttgaagaagaaaagactcATCATGGATCAGCTACTTTACCTGGTGGCTGTAGTCTTGGATCTACACATAGTGCTGTGGCAATGAAATTTCCATCAGAAGAAGGCTCAGAATGCTCTAGTGTAACAAGTGAAAGTGGACCAGGTAGTAGAGGCCAAACACATACTTGTCACAGTAATAATGCTGCATTGAGTTTCAAATCCATTTTCTCGGAACTTCAAGAACACAGAGATAGCCTTGAACggatgagagaaaaattagatGGTTTAAAG GCTTTGCAGCAAGAAGTAGCATATTTGTCACATGGTCTACAAGAAGAACGTTTTCGATGCGATCGTCTTGAAGAACAAATCAATGATCTAACCGAACTTCATCAGAATGaagtagaaaatttaaaacaaaCAATTACAGATATGGAAGAAAAAGTACAATATCAGAGTGAAGATCGTTTAAGAGACATACATGAAATGTTAGAAAGTTgtcaaacaaaaatatgtaaaatggagcatcaacagcaacagcatcaACAATATGTTACATTAGAAGGCCTTGACAATAGTAATGCAAGGGCATTGGTCGTAAAGTTGATAAATGTAGTGTTAACAGTACTGCAAGTTATTTTACTCCTTGTTGCAACAGGTGCTGGTATTATGATGCCATTCCTTAGAACCAG CTGTACTAAGCCTCATTGTTTCATGTGCAGGGTGCGCATACTAACGACCACATTCGTTGTATTGGGTATAGTGTTCGTGCTCAAACAATGGCCTGAGGTGCATGATGTTGGAAGTCACCTCATGCGCCATCTTAAACAAACACTCGCCGTGAAGTAG
- the LOC127064870 gene encoding transmembrane and coiled-coil domains protein 1-like isoform X4, which yields MASLMVTSSSKNSSRSTSPTRGNTSISQAHHQQSASLEHTPKARNAIYQTGEGSTGSGSSCGGCGSSFSMKGSSRQRSPGTIIRMGDVMDESNGNPITAEPDEFVPNVQPPTDDEGEQYHTTQSFLSNGSSELISDDVDSSAARVRQAIEHIQSKIARTRELIRIEQTTRDENVNEYLKLAANADKQQLTRIKTVFEKKNQKSANSISQLQKKLDSYQKKLKSYEMNGAPAGHRQPREVLRDMGQGLKSVMSKPREFAHLIKNKFGSADNINTLSHGSTFYVNDTPHAGNGDNGSVEEEKTHHGSATLPGGCSLGSTHSAVAMKFPSEEGSECSSVTSESGPGSRGQTHTCHSNNAALSFKSIFSELQEHRDSLERMREKLDGLKALQQEVAYLSHGLQEERFRCDRLEEQINDLTELHQNEVENLKQTITDMEEKVQYQSEDRLRDIHEMLESCQTKICKMEHQQQQHQQYVTLEGLDNSNARALVVKLINVVLTVLQVILLLVATGAGIMMPFLRTSCTKPHCFMCRVRILTTTFVVLGIVFVLKQWPEVHDVGSHLMRHLKQTLAVK from the exons ATGGCTAGCTTGATGGTGACTTCGTCAAGTAAAAACAGCTCGCGTAGCACTTCTCCTACTAGAGGGAATACATCTATTTCTCAAGCGCATCACCAACAATCAGCTAGTTTAGAACATACACCAAAAGCACGTAATGCAAT cTACCAGACAGGAGAGGGTAGCACAGGCAGTGGTAGCAGCTGTGGTGGTTGTGGGAGTAGCTTCAGCATGAAAGGTAGCAGTAGACAAAGATCACCAGGTACTATAATTCGTATGGGGGATGTTATGGATGAATCAAATGGCAATCCAATCACTGCCGAACCAGATGAGTTTGTGCCAAATGTTCAACCTCCAACCGATGATGAAGGA GAACAATATCATACCACACAATCGTTCCTATCTAATGGCTCTTCTGAATTAATAAGCGATGATGTGGACTCAAGCGCTGCACGAGTTCGACAAGCGATCGAACATATTCAAAGTAAAATAGCTAGAACGCGTGAACTCATACGTATTGAGCAAACAACTCGTGATG aaaatgttaatgaatatttgaaattggCTGCAAATGCGGATAAACAACAATTAACTAGAATTAAAACagtattcgaaaagaaaaatcaaaaatcgGCAAATAGTATTTCTCAGTTACAAAAAAAGTTGGACagttatcaaaaaaaattaaaaagttatgaaaTGAATGGTGCACCTGCAGGTCATAGACAACCAAGAGAAGTACTTCGTGATATGGGACAAGGATTAAA GAGTGTTATGTCAAAACCAAGGGAGTTTGCAcatcttattaaaaataaatttgggAGTGCTGACAACATAAACACTTTATCAC ATGGCTCAACTTTTTATGTAAACGATACACCACATGCAGGTAATGGTGATAATGGTAgtgttgaagaagaaaagactcATCATGGATCAGCTACTTTACCTGGTGGCTGTAGTCTTGGATCTACACATAGTGCTGTGGCAATGAAATTTCCATCAGAAGAAGGCTCAGAATGCTCTAGTGTAACAAGTGAAAGTGGACCAGGTAGTAGAGGCCAAACACATACTTGTCACAGTAATAATGCTGCATTGAGTTTCAAATCCATTTTCTCGGAACTTCAAGAACACAGAGATAGCCTTGAACggatgagagaaaaattagatGGTTTAAAG GCTTTGCAGCAAGAAGTAGCATATTTGTCACATGGTCTACAAGAAGAACGTTTTCGATGCGATCGTCTTGAAGAACAAATCAATGATCTAACCGAACTTCATCAGAATGaagtagaaaatttaaaacaaaCAATTACAGATATGGAAGAAAAAGTACAATATCAGAGTGAAGATCGTTTAAGAGACATACATGAAATGTTAGAAAGTTgtcaaacaaaaatatgtaaaatggagcatcaacagcaacagcatcaACAATATGTTACATTAGAAGGCCTTGACAATAGTAATGCAAGGGCATTGGTCGTAAAGTTGATAAATGTAGTGTTAACAGTACTGCAAGTTATTTTACTCCTTGTTGCAACAGGTGCTGGTATTATGATGCCATTCCTTAGAACCAG CTGTACTAAGCCTCATTGTTTCATGTGCAGGGTGCGCATACTAACGACCACATTCGTTGTATTGGGTATAGTGTTCGTGCTCAAACAATGGCCTGAGGTGCATGATGTTGGAAGTCACCTCATGCGCCATCTTAAACAAACACTCGCCGTGAAGTAG
- the LOC127064870 gene encoding transmembrane and coiled-coil domains protein 2-like isoform X3 produces MASLMVTSSSKNSSRSTSPTRGNTSISQAHHQQSASLEHTPKARNAIYQTGEGSTGSGSSCGGCGSSFSMKGSSRQRSPGTIIRMGDVMDESNGNPITAEPDEFVPNVQPPTDDEGEQYHTTQSFLSNGSSELISDDVDSSAARVRQAIEHIQSKIARTRELIRIEQTTRDENVNEYLKLAANADKQQLTRIKTVFEKKNQKSANSISQLQKKLDSYQKKLKSYEMNGAPAGHRQPREVLRDMGQGLKNVGGNIRDGITGFSGSVMSKPREFAHLIKNKFGSADNINTLSRNGDNGSVEEEKTHHGSATLPGGCSLGSTHSAVAMKFPSEEGSECSSVTSESGPGSRGQTHTCHSNNAALSFKSIFSELQEHRDSLERMREKLDGLKALQQEVAYLSHGLQEERFRCDRLEEQINDLTELHQNEVENLKQTITDMEEKVQYQSEDRLRDIHEMLESCQTKICKMEHQQQQHQQYVTLEGLDNSNARALVVKLINVVLTVLQVILLLVATGAGIMMPFLRTSCTKPHCFMCRVRILTTTFVVLGIVFVLKQWPEVHDVGSHLMRHLKQTLAVK; encoded by the exons ATGGCTAGCTTGATGGTGACTTCGTCAAGTAAAAACAGCTCGCGTAGCACTTCTCCTACTAGAGGGAATACATCTATTTCTCAAGCGCATCACCAACAATCAGCTAGTTTAGAACATACACCAAAAGCACGTAATGCAAT cTACCAGACAGGAGAGGGTAGCACAGGCAGTGGTAGCAGCTGTGGTGGTTGTGGGAGTAGCTTCAGCATGAAAGGTAGCAGTAGACAAAGATCACCAGGTACTATAATTCGTATGGGGGATGTTATGGATGAATCAAATGGCAATCCAATCACTGCCGAACCAGATGAGTTTGTGCCAAATGTTCAACCTCCAACCGATGATGAAGGA GAACAATATCATACCACACAATCGTTCCTATCTAATGGCTCTTCTGAATTAATAAGCGATGATGTGGACTCAAGCGCTGCACGAGTTCGACAAGCGATCGAACATATTCAAAGTAAAATAGCTAGAACGCGTGAACTCATACGTATTGAGCAAACAACTCGTGATG aaaatgttaatgaatatttgaaattggCTGCAAATGCGGATAAACAACAATTAACTAGAATTAAAACagtattcgaaaagaaaaatcaaaaatcgGCAAATAGTATTTCTCAGTTACAAAAAAAGTTGGACagttatcaaaaaaaattaaaaagttatgaaaTGAATGGTGCACCTGCAGGTCATAGACAACCAAGAGAAGTACTTCGTGATATGGGACAAGGATTAAA AAATGTGGGTGGCAATATTAGGGACGGAATCACTGGTTTTTCAGG GAGTGTTATGTCAAAACCAAGGGAGTTTGCAcatcttattaaaaataaatttgggAGTGCTGACAACATAAACACTTTATCAC GTAATGGTGATAATGGTAgtgttgaagaagaaaagactcATCATGGATCAGCTACTTTACCTGGTGGCTGTAGTCTTGGATCTACACATAGTGCTGTGGCAATGAAATTTCCATCAGAAGAAGGCTCAGAATGCTCTAGTGTAACAAGTGAAAGTGGACCAGGTAGTAGAGGCCAAACACATACTTGTCACAGTAATAATGCTGCATTGAGTTTCAAATCCATTTTCTCGGAACTTCAAGAACACAGAGATAGCCTTGAACggatgagagaaaaattagatGGTTTAAAG GCTTTGCAGCAAGAAGTAGCATATTTGTCACATGGTCTACAAGAAGAACGTTTTCGATGCGATCGTCTTGAAGAACAAATCAATGATCTAACCGAACTTCATCAGAATGaagtagaaaatttaaaacaaaCAATTACAGATATGGAAGAAAAAGTACAATATCAGAGTGAAGATCGTTTAAGAGACATACATGAAATGTTAGAAAGTTgtcaaacaaaaatatgtaaaatggagcatcaacagcaacagcatcaACAATATGTTACATTAGAAGGCCTTGACAATAGTAATGCAAGGGCATTGGTCGTAAAGTTGATAAATGTAGTGTTAACAGTACTGCAAGTTATTTTACTCCTTGTTGCAACAGGTGCTGGTATTATGATGCCATTCCTTAGAACCAG CTGTACTAAGCCTCATTGTTTCATGTGCAGGGTGCGCATACTAACGACCACATTCGTTGTATTGGGTATAGTGTTCGTGCTCAAACAATGGCCTGAGGTGCATGATGTTGGAAGTCACCTCATGCGCCATCTTAAACAAACACTCGCCGTGAAGTAG